A single genomic interval of Atribacterota bacterium harbors:
- the dnaX gene encoding DNA polymerase III subunit gamma/tau, giving the protein MAQYQSIYRKWRPQSFEDVVGQNHITQTLRNAIKLDRISHAYLFSGPRGVGKTTTARILAKALNCQNGPTEHPCNQCSCCIRINKGQSMDVLEIDGASNRGIEEIRELRSKIGFAPAEGRYKIYIIDEVHMLTNEAFNALLKTLEEPPSQVLFIFATTASHKVPKTILSRCQCFYFHRISIEEMVEKLKRIAEEEKLNIDLSSLRLIAESATGSMRDAESILDQVITYSENKVTPEEVRDILGFMPREIFWQLIEAIINHNTEIGLKLINKLVREGVELNQFVQDLLIYTHNVSLLKVLGKDNPYSHLYLESSELNKIWVLLVNTDIKTIFDIIEELKIIEERIRFHHYPWVLLELMIVKLTHAKDKSTQQESLAADIISKSVTVKKVEKIQPAIEKDKNEYPSKDKVTTNMKNQKKYELEKLWPKVLSRIKKEKISLYAFLMAGNSIGIEDDQLIVSFSADCLFHKESLEKKENKEKVETILKEESNCEIKLKCIIEENKSKEDKRFALERNKGKIKDNHSLVKPVVGEKKKNDSNKEENLTENDILKRARDLFGGEISKE; this is encoded by the coding sequence ATGGCTCAATACCAATCCATCTATAGAAAATGGAGACCTCAATCCTTTGAAGATGTTGTAGGTCAGAATCATATCACCCAGACTCTAAGGAATGCTATTAAACTGGATCGAATCTCTCATGCTTACCTTTTTTCCGGTCCTCGTGGTGTTGGGAAAACTACTACTGCTCGAATTTTGGCTAAAGCCCTCAATTGTCAGAATGGTCCTACAGAGCATCCCTGTAACCAATGCTCCTGTTGTATCCGTATTAATAAAGGTCAATCTATGGATGTATTGGAAATTGATGGAGCTTCAAATCGTGGGATTGAAGAAATTAGAGAGTTAAGAAGTAAAATTGGTTTTGCTCCCGCAGAGGGAAGATACAAAATATATATTATTGATGAAGTGCATATGCTAACTAATGAGGCGTTTAATGCTTTGTTAAAAACTTTAGAAGAACCCCCCAGTCAGGTGTTATTTATTTTCGCTACTACTGCATCTCATAAGGTTCCTAAGACAATTTTATCTCGTTGCCAATGTTTTTATTTTCATAGAATTTCCATTGAGGAGATGGTAGAAAAATTAAAAAGAATTGCCGAAGAAGAAAAACTAAATATTGATTTATCTTCTTTGCGTTTAATTGCTGAAAGTGCCACTGGTTCTATGAGAGATGCAGAAAGTATCTTAGATCAGGTTATTACTTACAGTGAAAACAAGGTTACACCCGAAGAGGTCAGAGATATTTTAGGATTTATGCCACGTGAAATATTCTGGCAATTAATAGAGGCTATAATTAATCATAATACTGAGATAGGACTTAAGTTGATTAATAAACTAGTCAGAGAAGGAGTAGAGCTAAATCAATTTGTCCAGGATTTGCTTATTTATACTCATAATGTTTCTCTTCTTAAAGTTTTAGGCAAAGATAATCCTTATTCTCATCTATACCTGGAAAGCTCAGAGTTGAACAAAATCTGGGTATTGTTAGTAAATACTGATATTAAGACCATATTTGATATTATAGAAGAATTAAAAATAATTGAGGAAAGGATAAGGTTCCATCATTATCCCTGGGTTTTATTGGAATTAATGATAGTAAAGCTAACTCATGCTAAAGACAAATCTACCCAACAGGAATCTCTTGCCGCAGATATTATTAGTAAAAGTGTTACTGTTAAAAAGGTAGAAAAAATACAGCCAGCAATAGAGAAAGACAAAAATGAATATCCTTCTAAAGATAAAGTCACAACAAATATGAAAAACCAAAAAAAGTATGAACTTGAAAAATTATGGCCAAAAGTGCTATCCAGAATAAAGAAGGAAAAAATTTCTCTTTATGCTTTTTTAATGGCTGGAAATAGCATTGGCATTGAGGATGACCAATTAATTGTTAGTTTTTCAGCAGATTGTCTTTTTCATAAAGAAAGTCTGGAAAAAAAGGAAAATAAAGAAAAGGTAGAGACAATTTTAAAAGAAGAGTCAAATTGTGAAATTAAATTGAAATGTATTATCGAAGAAAATAAGAGCAAAGAAGACAAACGCTTTGCTTTAGAAAGGAATAAAGGTAAAATAAAAGATAACCATTCTTTGGTTAAACCGGTAGTGGGAGAGAAGAAAAAGAATGATAGCAATAAAGAGGAAAATTTGACTGAGAATGATATTTTAAAAAGAGCTCGTGACTTATTTGGTGGAGAGATAAGCAAAGAATAA
- a CDS encoding 4Fe-4S binding protein, whose amino-acid sequence MSAIKQKGWKEIPKGGLILEAGNSEQYETGSWRSQRPVRDEQKCTHCLICWVFCPDSSIIVEDGKIKGIDYKHCKGCGICAAECPAKAIEMKDENEFREKEGVKK is encoded by the coding sequence ATGAGCGCTATTAAACAAAAGGGATGGAAAGAGATTCCCAAAGGAGGTTTGATTCTGGAAGCGGGAAACTCCGAACAGTATGAGACCGGTTCCTGGCGTTCTCAAAGACCGGTAAGAGATGAACAAAAATGTACACATTGCCTGATTTGCTGGGTCTTTTGCCCGGATTCTTCAATTATAGTAGAGGATGGCAAGATAAAGGGCATTGATTATAAGCATTGTAAGGGTTGTGGCATTTGTGCTGCTGAATGCCCGGCAAAAGCTATTGAAATGAAAGATGAAAATGAATTTAGAGAAAAGGAGGGAGTAAAAAAATGA
- a CDS encoding endonuclease III → MILPHARDLDFDKLMEKLYSEILAFDHLPLINQIKKQEEYSYRVLISTVLSSRTKDEITAQATERLFRRAPDAVSLSRMTEEEIISLIYPVGFYRIKSKNIKNLANILIKKYNRTVPANISDLMQLPGVGRKTANLVLGIAFNIDTITVDTHVHRISNRIGLVKTKSPAETEQDLMKILPQKYWISFNTYLVAHGQKICKPISPWCSQCKIISFCQQIGVTKYR, encoded by the coding sequence ATGATTTTACCTCATGCCAGGGATTTAGATTTTGATAAGTTAATGGAAAAGCTATATTCTGAGATTTTGGCTTTTGATCATCTCCCCTTGATTAATCAGATAAAAAAACAAGAAGAATATTCTTATCGAGTTTTAATAAGTACAGTATTATCTTCTCGTACTAAAGATGAAATTACTGCTCAGGCGACAGAAAGGCTATTCAGAAGAGCACCAGATGCAGTAAGCTTATCCCGAATGACTGAAGAGGAGATTATAAGTTTAATTTATCCGGTCGGATTTTATAGGATAAAGTCAAAAAATATAAAAAATCTTGCCAATATTCTGATCAAGAAATATAACAGAACAGTACCTGCTAATATTAGCGATCTAATGCAATTACCCGGAGTTGGTAGAAAGACAGCAAATTTAGTTCTGGGTATTGCTTTTAATATTGATACTATTACTGTGGATACCCATGTTCATCGAATATCTAACCGCATTGGTCTTGTTAAGACCAAAAGCCCTGCGGAAACAGAACAGGATTTAATGAAGATATTGCCACAAAAATACTGGATTTCTTTTAACACCTATTTAGTAGCACATGGTCAAAAAATATGTAAACCTATATCACCATGGTGTTCACAATGTAAAATTATTTCCTTTTGCCAGCAGATTGGAGTGACCAAGTATCGATAA
- a CDS encoding flavodoxin domain-containing protein, producing MKILVVYKSKTGFTEKYARWIAKELKADIFDYHKVKQKKLERYDIIIYGGSLHAVGIIGVKIITQNLNKLKNKKVIVFAVGASPFRQEVIKEVRDENFSKEEQEYIKFYYLRGGFNYNKLPLWDKILMKLLQMKLKRKKILTPDDKGLLNAYKKPVDFTCKENIAEIVSYVQSLSA from the coding sequence ATGAAAATTTTAGTAGTATACAAATCAAAAACAGGATTCACAGAAAAATATGCTCGCTGGATAGCTAAAGAACTGAAAGCAGATATTTTTGATTACCATAAAGTAAAACAGAAAAAATTAGAGAGATATGATATCATTATTTATGGTGGCAGTCTTCATGCTGTGGGGATTATAGGAGTAAAAATAATAACCCAGAATCTCAATAAATTGAAAAACAAGAAGGTAATTGTTTTTGCTGTGGGTGCATCCCCCTTCCGGCAAGAGGTTATCAAGGAAGTTAGAGATGAAAATTTTTCTAAAGAAGAACAGGAATATATTAAATTCTATTATCTTCGTGGCGGTTTTAATTATAATAAATTACCTCTTTGGGATAAAATTCTAATGAAACTGCTACAAATGAAATTAAAGAGAAAAAAGATTCTGACACCTGATGACAAAGGATTGCTAAATGCTTATAAAAAACCAGTAGATTTTACCTGTAAGGAAAATATAGCAGAAATAGTGTCCTATGTGCAGTCTCTTAGTGCCTAA
- a CDS encoding 2-oxoacid:acceptor oxidoreductase family protein, with amino-acid sequence MKKIIEVRWHGRGGQGAVTASKLLATSALAEDKYIQAFPEYGPERMGAPIQSFTRISDEPIKIHCHVTNPDMVVVLDPTLIGTVDITEGLPDEGIIVVNTNKTPAEIRKKLAVKGKKIFTIDASKIAQEELGRPLPNTPMIGALIKATGLLKLKNVINDIKSKFSGKFSQKVIEGNVKAIERAYQEVKSE; translated from the coding sequence ATGAAAAAAATTATTGAAGTTCGATGGCATGGCAGAGGTGGGCAGGGTGCCGTTACCGCTTCTAAGTTGCTTGCCACTTCTGCCCTGGCTGAGGACAAGTATATTCAGGCCTTTCCTGAATATGGACCAGAAAGGATGGGTGCACCCATTCAGTCTTTTACCAGGATAAGTGATGAACCAATTAAGATTCACTGTCATGTAACTAATCCAGATATGGTAGTAGTACTTGATCCAACCCTAATTGGCACCGTTGATATTACGGAAGGATTACCTGATGAGGGCATAATTGTGGTCAATACTAATAAAACTCCAGCTGAAATAAGAAAAAAACTTGCTGTAAAAGGTAAAAAAATATTTACTATTGATGCCAGTAAAATTGCTCAAGAGGAGTTGGGGCGTCCACTACCCAATACCCCGATGATTGGAGCCTTAATTAAGGCAACAGGGTTGTTAAAGTTAAAAAATGTGATTAATGATATAAAGAGTAAATTTTCCGGCAAGTTTAGCCAAAAAGTTATTGAGGGAAATGTAAAAGCAATAGAAAGAGCATATCAGGAGGTGAAAAGCGAATGA
- a CDS encoding YbaB/EbfC family nucleoid-associated protein yields MDMKFLMKQAQEMQKKMEALKEELSLKEIKVTSGGGMVELVINGQQEIKEIHIEPDIIDSEDKEMLEDLVLAAVNEGIRQSKEMVNEEIMKLTGGMNLPGLF; encoded by the coding sequence ATGGATATGAAATTCTTAATGAAGCAGGCTCAAGAGATGCAGAAAAAAATGGAAGCTCTAAAAGAAGAGCTATCCCTTAAGGAAATAAAAGTTACCTCCGGAGGCGGCATGGTAGAATTAGTTATTAATGGACAGCAGGAAATTAAAGAAATTCATATTGAGCCAGATATTATTGACTCTGAAGATAAAGAAATGTTAGAAGATTTAGTTCTGGCAGCAGTCAATGAAGGGATTAGACAATCTAAAGAAATGGTAAATGAAGAAATAATGAAATTAACTGGTGGTATGAATCTACCAGGATTATTTTAA
- the recR gene encoding recombination mediator RecR codes for MSYQYARPLAILIDELSKLPGIGPKTAQRLALYILNISREEAGVLAQSIINAKEKIKRCQICHNLTDQDICEICQEKTRQRDTICVVETARDLMALEKTGGYKGLYHVLLGAISPLDGVEPDHLTIDHLISRLKTEKITEIILATNPNIEGEVTASYIARLVRPLGIKVTRIAYGIPIGGDLEYADEVTLTQALIGRQIFKNEK; via the coding sequence ATGAGTTATCAATATGCAAGACCATTAGCTATATTAATTGATGAATTATCAAAACTCCCTGGTATCGGCCCCAAAACTGCCCAGAGATTGGCATTATATATTCTAAATATTTCTAGAGAAGAAGCAGGAGTATTAGCTCAGTCTATTATCAATGCCAAGGAGAAGATTAAAAGATGTCAGATTTGTCATAATCTTACTGATCAGGATATCTGTGAAATATGTCAAGAAAAGACCAGACAGAGAGATACTATTTGTGTTGTAGAAACAGCGCGAGATTTAATGGCACTGGAAAAGACAGGGGGATATAAGGGATTGTATCATGTTTTACTGGGAGCCATTTCTCCTCTGGATGGAGTAGAACCAGATCATCTAACTATTGATCATCTTATTTCTCGCTTAAAAACTGAGAAAATAACGGAAATTATTTTAGCTACCAATCCTAATATCGAGGGAGAAGTAACTGCTTCCTATATTGCCAGGCTGGTTAGACCTTTAGGTATAAAGGTAACAAGAATTGCCTATGGAATACCCATAGGGGGCGATTTGGAATATGCTGATGAAGTAACCTTAACACAAGCCTTAATAGGAAGGCAAATTTTTAAAAATGAAAAATAA